The genomic stretch CCAAGCCAGCTATAAAGTAAATGAAGCAGCCAAACGCCTGAGCATGGCCGAAAAAAATCTGGAAAAAGCAGACGAGAATCTGCGCTATGCCAAACTGGGATTCATGGAAGGAGTCATTCCCACCAGTAATGTATTGGAAGCGCAAACCGCTTGGTTATCTGCCCAATCAGACAAAATAGACGCTCAGATTGATGTAAAACTGACTGAAGTCTATTTGCGCAAGTCAATGGGAGTGCTTAAATAAAAATTAAAGATTAAAAACGAAAAGATATGGCAGAAAGATCACAACACAGCAATATTTTGCTGGCATTTATTTCACTGACAGCAGTCATCGTTATTGTATCGCTGATAGGTTTCTTCACATTGGGAAAAGGCCCGGAAATCATTCAGGGACAAGCAGAAGCTGACGAATATCGGGTTTCCAGCAAAGTACCGGGACGCATTCTGGAATTTCGTGTGAAAGAAGGAGACAAAGTAAAAGCCGGTGACACACTGGCTATCCTTGAAGCCCCCGATGTAAAAGCCAAACTTTCTCAAGCACAAGCTGCCGAACAAGCAGCACAAGCCTTGAATGAAAAAGCACAACGAGGTACCCGCCAAGAGCAACTGCAAGCTGCCTACGAAATATGGCAGAAAGCTAAAGCCGGAGTAGAAATTGCTGAAAAGTCATACAACCGTGTCAACCGACTCTTTGAAGAAGGCGTAATGTCCGCGCAAAAACGTGATGAAGCCAAAGCACAATTTGATGCCATGAGTGCTACAGAAAAAGCTGCACGCTCCCAATACGAAATGGCAAAGAACGGTGCACAACGTGAAGACAAAGCCGCAGCCGCAGCCCAAGTAGAACGTGCCAAAGGTGCTGTAGCCGAAGTTTCTTCCTACATAGACGAAACGATACTGACCGCGTCAGCTGATGGAGAAGTAACCGAAATCTTTCCCAAAGCAGGCGAACTGGTAGGTACCGGTGCCCCCATTATGAACGTGGCCCGCTTGAATGACATGTGGGTAACATTCAATGTACGCGAAGATTTCCTAAAAGACTTTACCGTAGGAAATGAGATTAACGCATTTATTCCTGCCTTTGACAAAGAAATAAAATTCAAGATTACTTATATGAAAGATCTGGGTACATATGCCGCCTGGAAAGCAACCAAGACTACGGGGCAATTCGACCTGAAGACCTTCGAGGTAAAAGCTGTTCCTGTAGAGAGAACAGACGGATTGCGTCCGGGAATGAGTGCCATCATCGAGAAATAACAAACAATGAACAATACTGTCCATAACCGTATATTCCGCATAGCCCGGCGTGAAGTGTTCCGCATCGCCACAAGACCGCTATATCTGTTCTGCATGATCATAGCTCCCTTGTTCTGTTACCTCTTCTTTACTACATTAATGTGGAACGGACTCCCTACGGATATGCCGGCAGGTGTGGTCGATTTGGACAACACAGCTACCACACGCAGCATCATCCGTAATCTGGACGCTTTTCAGCAGACTAAAATCATAGCGCATTACCCCAGTTTCGCAGATGCCCGCAAAGCCATGCAGCAAGGGAAAATCTATGCTTTCTACTATATTCCAAAAGGAACTACCGACAAGGCATTAGCAAGCCGCCAACCCAAGGTTTCTTTTTATACCAACTATTCCTATCTGGTAGCTGGTTCATTACTCTATAAAGACCAGCGCACCATGTCCGAGCTGGCGGGTGGAGCCATCGGCCGTGCCACCTTATATGCCAAAGGAGCTACAGAAGACCAAGCCATGACGTTCCTGCAGCCCATAGTCATCGACTCCCATGTATTAAACAACCCATGGCTCAACTATTCAGTATATTTGAGTAACACTATCATACCAGGTATTCTAATGCTGCTTATCTTTATGACCACCGTCTATACCATTGGAAGTGAAATGAAAACCAACACCCAAAAAGAATGGATGGGTATGGCAGGCAATTCCATCACCGTAGCTCTGACCGGCAAATTGCTGCCTCAGACTTTAGTTTTCTTTGTCATGGGCACCTTCTATAATGTTTATCTATACGGTTTCCTGCACTATCCCTGTAATAGCGGTATACTGCCCATGCTGTTTGCCGGTCTGTTATTAGTACTGGCTTCACAGGCTTTCGGAGTATTTCTGTTCGGATTGTTTACAACAGTCCGATTGGCACTGAGCACTGCCTCCCTATGGGGAGTGATTTCTTTCTCCATATCGGGTATGAGTTTTCCAGTTATGGCAATGAATCCTGTGTTACAGGCACTGGCCAATCTATTCCCGTTACGCCACTACTTCCTGATTTATGTAGATTTGGCGCTTAACGGATATCCGCTGATTTACGCATGGCATTCAATAGTCGCGTTGATGTTATTCATGCTGTTGCCTTTCTTTATACTGAAAAGACTGCGCACAATACTATTACATTATGTATATATTCCCTAAAACGGCAAGCAGTTATGAGAGCATATAAACTCAAAGATATCATCTCACAAGGAACTAAAGACCTTTTCTACATCTGGTGGCAAGAGCTGAAAGCAGTTGTGAAGGATCAGGGTGTACTTATCTTCTTCATTCTGGTACCACTAGGCTATCCGCTTCTCTATACCTTTATATATACCAATGAAACAGTGCGTGAAGTTCCTGCTGCTGTAGTAGATAATAACCGTTCCAGCCTCAGCCGTGAATACCTGCGTCTGGTAGATGCAGGTGCCGACTTGGAAATAGTATCTCATTGCAGTGATATGGAAGAAGCAAAAACTTTATTGAAGAACGGCAAAGTGTATGGCATCATCTATATTCCTGAAAGCTTCAGCCGCGACATTACTAAAGGAGTTCAAACCCATGTTACCATCTACTGTGACATGAGCGGTATGCTATACTACAAAGCCATGCTGACAGCCAACACCAATGCCTCGCTGATGATGAACAAACAGATAAAGATAGAACGCTCCGGCAACACAACCATCCGACAAGATGAAGTGAGCACGTCTCCCATAGCGTATGAGGATATTTCCATTTTCAATCCGCAGAACGGTTTTGCCAGCTTCCTGATACCCGCCGTACTGATATTGATTATCCAACAAACTTTACTGCTAGGAGTAGGTCTATCTGCCGGAACTGCTCGTGAGAACAACCGTTTTCGAGACCTTATCCCCATGAGCCGCCATTATCATGGCACGCTGCGCATTGTTTTAGGCAAATCACTGACTTACCTTATGATATATGCTGTCATGGCTACCTATATGCTCTGCCTTGTTCCCAAAATGTTCAGCCTGGTACAAATAGCTCAAGCCGGAACCCTAGCGGCATTCATGTTTCCTTACATACTGGCATGCATTTTTTTCGCGATGACTTGTTCTATCTTTATTCACCATCGGGAAGCCTGTATGATGATCTACGTATTTACCTCAGTGCCGTTACTATTTATCTCAGGTATCTCGTGGCCAGGTACTGCCATTCCTAAATTCTGGGAGGTGATTTCATGGCTGTTCCCTTCCACTTTCGGCATCAACGGTTTTGTACGCATCAACAATATGGGTGCCACACTGACCGATGTACTGACAGAGTACCGGATATTGTGGATACAAACAGGCGTTTATTTCCTTACCACCTGCATCGTATACCGTCGTCAGATCACCTTAAGCCGCAGACATGTATACGAAAGATTAAAAGAGATTAAGAAAAGACGCAAAACAAATATCGTCTGAATTTGTTTATAAATTAAAAACCAAATGAATTATTTAGGATGAAAAAACTTTTTATTCTGGCATGCGTATGCCTACTGATTACTTCATGTAACAGTAACCCCAAAAACACTAACGATTCTGCAACCTCCACCGAAACAACGGATATGCACAATGCAGAAAATTCATTGGATTATGACGGTACTTACACCGGAACCTTTCCAGCTGCCGACTGTCCGGGTATCAACATGGCCCTGACTATTAAAAAAGACAAGACTTTTGAGTTGATATCAGAATACATTGACCGGCAGGATGCTACTTTCAAAGAATATGGAACTTACTCCGTTGAAGGTAATATTATGACTTTAATTAATGGAGAGGATAAGCAATATTATAAAGTCGGTGAGAATACCTTGACCGCTCTCAATCAAGACAAACAGGCAATAACAGGAGAGTTAGCAGACCATTATATCCTACACAAAAAATAAACTTTACTTCATCTGTCATTTTCATGCCAAAGTGAAGAGTCCGCTTCAATCTATCACAGCTGGATTCTTCACTTTGTTCTTTTATTTGTCCACAATCTGTATTCACACTAATTAACTTCCATTCCTTTTGTTTATTACGAAAATTTCGTAGATTTGCGAAAACATCGTAATCAATTCATTTTCTTATGGAAAAGCTAACGATACAAGAAGAAGAAGTGATGCTTCATATTTGGAGCATGGGAGAATGTTTCGTGAAAGACATAGTTGCTAAATTTCCCGAACCTAAACCACCTTACACTACGGTAGCGTCTATAGTGACCAACCTGAAAAGAAAAGGTTATGTTACAGCCAAGCGCTTCGGTAACACCTATCAATACACCCCTGTAGTGAAACAAAGTGAATACAAACGCACATTTGTAAGTGGTGTGGTCCGAAACTATTTTGCCGACTCGTATAAGGAAATGGTATCTTTCTTCGCTAAAGAGCAAAAAATCTCCGCAACCGACTTGAAAGACATTATTGACCTGATAGAAAAAGAAGAAGATAAATAACCTTGCTAAATTCATAAATATTATGATAACTACAGCTCCCGAACTCATTTACATGCTGAAAGTAAATATAGGCATCGCCTTATTCTATGCTTTCTATAAGCTGTTCTGCTGTCGCGACACTTTCTTCCAATGGCGTCGTATCGCACTGCTGAGTTTTCTTGCACTCTCTTTTCTTTATCCGCTAATGGATATGCAAGCATGGGTGAAAGAACAACCTGCCATCAATGAACTGGCAGATTACTACACACTGATGATGCTAACAGAAACAAATACTTCCACTGCCACAGTAGTCACAACTCCTGTTGCTATTCCCACACCCGGCCTGCTTGATATAATAAAGTTCATCTATTGGATTGGAATCCTTTTATTATCCGCACGATTTATGATCCAACTAAGTAGTATTTTCCACCTTGTCTTAAAAAGCAAGAGTATAAATGTAGACCAAATATCCATACGCAGTCTATCAGAACCTGCCAATCCATTCTCTTTCTGGCAATGGATTTTCGTCTATCTGCCCGAACTGAAAGAAGATGAAAAACAAGAAATCCTGACGCACGAACAGACCCACGTCCGCCAATGGCATTCCATAGATGTCATTATCAGTGAAATAGTAAATATCATTTGCTGGATGAATCCTTTTGCATGGCTAATGAAAACAGAGATCAGACTCAATCTAGAATACCTTGCCGATCATAAAGTAATGGAATCCGGCACAAATAAGAAAGCATATCAATATCACCTTTTGGGATTAGCCAACCAGAACAGACAAACCGGTTTATATAATAATTTCAACTTATCACACTTAAAAAACAGAATTAAAATGATGAACAAAAAAAGAACCCGCACCACAGGGCATATCAAATATGCCTTGTTTGCACCGCTGACTGCTGCTCTACTCTTGGTCAGCAACATTGAAACCGTGGCACGGACAGCCGAAAGGTTAATCTATTCCACGGAAGAAAGCACCCCACGCCCCGAAAGGGAAGAAGTGGCATCTTTTGTCAACACAGTACAAGGTCTAGTGACTTTCACTATTACCGTAACCAATAGTGAAGGTAAGCCTCAACCTAATGTTACTCTGCAAATCAAACCGAGTGATGAAGTGAAAACTTTCAAAACCAATGCAGAAGGAAAAGCTACCATAGAAGTGGATATGACGACTCCCAAGTATGTTTCCCTAGACGTTTCCTCTCCTAAAAGTTCCAAACATCAATCACTTCTACTTTCAGCAAACAAACCAAATGTTACTGCCATCTTTGATACTGATGATGATATTGCCGCTTACATCAAAGCCGGCAAACAAATACGGGTCAAGTTACAAATATCTAATAATGATAACCAACAACTGGCAGGAGCAGAACTTATTTCTTCTTCAACAAATGCCAAAGCCACGACAAACGCTCATGGAGAAGCTCAGTTAACAGTAGGAGTAGGCGAAACCATTGCCATTAACCATAAAGGTTATCAGGAAGGAAAATTCACGGTAAAAGAACTCTGTCCCATCAAAGATATGGAAAATCCGGAACTAGTAAGATTACTTCTTGTCGGAGAAGATCCCGTATACCAGATAGCAGACAATATGCCTGAATTCCCCGGAGGTATGGCAGCTTGCTTACAACATTTGGCACGAAACATAAAATATCCCACAACAGCTCAAAAGGAGGGAACGCAAGGTAAAGTAATCGTACAGATGGTTATTGAAAAAGATGGTTCGGTAGATCATGTAAGCATTGTACGCAGCATTAGCCCCGAACTAGATGCTGAAGCAGCACGAGTTGTAAAATCCATGCCGAAATGGAAGCCGGCAACTGTAAAAGACAAAACAGTACGTTGCAGATATACTGTTCCTGTAACTTTCAAACTGCAATAAAGAGTATAAAAACAGAAAAGAGGCTGTTTCGAACAGCCTCTTTTCATCCCAAAAACATATTTCAAATTATTTCTTCATTTCCACAATGTGCGTCGGCGCTTGCTCCGCATTACGCTTCTCAGTCTGCTTCACAACATTTTCAGCCAACTCTATGAATGCACGTCCGGTAATGCTGTTCTCATTCAAAGCAGCGGGAGTACCCTTATCACCATTCTCACAAATACTCTGTACAATAGGGATTTGTCCCAACAAAGGCACATTCATTTCTTCCGCCAATTGCTTGGCTCCTTCTTTTCCAAAGATAAAATATTTATTTTCAGGAAGTTCGGCAGGAGTAAACCATGACATATTCTCCACCAGTCCCAAAATAGGTACATTTACTTTGTCATTGGTGTACATATTGATTCCTTTGCGTGCATCAGCCAAAGCTACCTGTTGGGGGGTGCTGACAATAACAGCTCCTGTAATAGCCAAAGTCTGCACCAAAGTAAGATGAATATCACTAGTACCCGGAGGAGTATCAAGAATAAAATAATCCAACTCGCCCCAGTCCGCATCTCCGATTAATTGCTTCAATGCATTACTAGCCATACCACCACGCCATAAAGTTGCTTGATCAGGATCAACAAAGAAACCAATGGAAAGCAATTTGATACCATACTTTTCAATCGGAATAATCAAATCACGACCATCAATCTGTTCGGCATAGGGACGAGCATCTTCCACTTGAAACATTTTAGGTACAGAAGGACCGAAAATATCAGCATCCAACAACCCCACTTTATAGCCCAATTTAGCCAGAGCCACTGCCAGATTAGCCGCCACAGTAGACTTTCCTACCCCACCCTTTCCGGATGAAACAGCAATCACATTTTTAACAAACGGGAGTAGCTTGCCCGGTTCGGGACGCGCCGCTTGGCGGCTCTCTGTCGCAATAGTTACCTGTACATCAGGTGAAACATAAGTATGAATAGCTGTTTCGGCAGCCTTTATCATAGATTTCATAAACGGATCGGTCGGTTTCTCAAAAATCAACGAAAAGCTTACCGACATGCCGTCAATGCGAAGATTATCGGCAACCATCTCCGCTTCCACCAAATTCTTTCCCGTTCCAGGATAACGCACTGTTGCCAAAGCGTCCAAAATCAATTTCGGATATAAAGTCATCATTCTGTTATTATTTACTTGTTTTCAACCCGCTTCGTTTACTGCGGTTGTAACTGCGATACTCATCCAATTCTATTTCCACATCGGGTTCATGCAACTCCTTCTCATGCGGCAGACGGAACTTCATATATTTTATATTCAAACCACGATCCAACCATTGTTGTTCATAATAGGTACGGATGCCTAGTATGTCATCCACCAAACCGGAATGATACAAATCTTCGGTCATAAACTCTACCGGCAATTTGTTTTCCTCTACCATATAGCGGGTGTAAGTAAACATAAAATTACTGTCGGTCTTCAAGTGAATTAGCCCATCCGGCTTCAAAAACTTGCGATAACGTTCCATAAAGTATGTGGAAGTAAGACGTTTAGTCACTTTCTTCATCTGTGGATCAGAGAAAGTCAGCCATATCTCACTCACCTCGCTCGGAGCAAAAAAACGATCGATGATTTCGATATTGGTACGCAAAAAAGCCACATTCTTCATGCCATTTTTCAGCGCTTCCGTCGCACCGGTCCACATACGGGCCCCTTTTATATCTACACCGATAAAGTTTTTATCGGAATACATACCTCCCAGCCCTACGGTATATTCACCTCGTCCACATCCCAGTTCCAGAACTATCGGATTATCGTTCTTAAAAAAGTCACGGTTCCAATTCCCCTTCATATCGAACGTAACGTTATCGGCCACCGAATAAGGGTATTCAAACACGTGCGGATACTCCCGCATATCAGCAAATTTCTCCAGTTTTCCTTTTCCCATGAAAATTAGTCTATCATTATTTGTTTCCACAGGCAAAGGTAGGAATATCCTGTGAAAGAGAAAAAAAATAGACCTGCAATTCACTTGCAGGTCTATTTTTCTTCTCTTTCTATTTTCTATATTATTCAGAAATTGCCTCAACGGACTCTCCCAATTCTTTCTTCAAATCTTCATAGAAGGCAGCATGTGATGCTTCTACATAGGGAGCCAAGAACAAGAAACCGATACCCAAAGTAAAACAGCACAAAATAGCCCAACCAATGAAGCTCAAATCCAACAAGAACATCTTCATCTTATGACCGGACATCATCGCCATACTTTTCTCTATGGCAGCATTGTACTGCAACTCCGGATAATCTTTCAGAATAAAGAGCGTCATGGCATATGAATAGGACTTCATGATGCCCGGAATGACAAGCAGCAACGTCCACAGGAATGTATAGACTGTAGTCAGTAGCATTGTACCCAATATCCGTCCGTAGTCTTTAAACCCGTCGAAAAGACGGGCAAAATCCAGCTTTATTCCACGAATCACATCCAAAAAAAGGACAGTATAGCCGAATCCCAAGGGTAGGAGCAACAAAGCAATGAGACTAAAGGAGGACGAAGCCACCGACTCCATAATACGATAGGGCAGCGTAGGGGTATTCATCACCAGTCCATAAACCAAGGTAATAACCGCACCCAATCCCCAATTACCGGTCAACGCATCGATTGCCCGATTCTTCAATTCTGAATTTGTTTTCATAAGAATCTATTTTTCTATTAGTCTAAAACTGTCACCCAATTATGTGTATCAGGTTCATCACCATACTGGATAGCACGCAGTTTGTTATACAGTTTTGTACAAACAGGACCCGGCTTTCCATCTTTAGAGATAATGTACGATTTCTTGTTTTCCAAATCATCAATACGCTGGATAGGACTGATAACAGCCGCCGTACCGCAAGCCCCTGCTTCCTCGAAGGTTTCCAGTTCTTCTTCAGGAACCGGACGACATTCCACCTTTATACCCAAATCCTCGGCCAGCTGCATCAAACTCTTATTCGTTATAGAAGGCAGAATAGAAGATGATTTTGGTGTAATGTAAGTATTATTTTTAATGCCGAAGAAATTAGCCGCACCACACTCGTCAATGTACTTCTTTTCTTTGGCGTCTAGATAGAATTCGCACGAATATCCCAAATCATGGGCTTTCTTATTGGCACGCAGGCTGGCAGCATAGTTACCGCCCACCTTAAAGCGTCCGGTTCCATAAGGCGCGGCACGGTCGAACTCACGGATAATAACATAAGGATTAGTAGAAAAACCACCTTTGAAATAAGGACCTACCGGAGTTACGAATACCACAAACAGATATTCATTGGCAGGGTGAACCCCCACCTGAGCACCTGTACCAATCAGTAAAGGACGAATATAAAGAGCCGCACCACTTTCGTATGGAGGAATGAAACGCTCGTTGGCTTTCACCACCTTCTTTATA from Phocaeicola dorei encodes the following:
- the trmB gene encoding tRNA (guanosine(46)-N7)-methyltransferase TrmB, encoding MGKGKLEKFADMREYPHVFEYPYSVADNVTFDMKGNWNRDFFKNDNPIVLELGCGRGEYTVGLGGMYSDKNFIGVDIKGARMWTGATEALKNGMKNVAFLRTNIEIIDRFFAPSEVSEIWLTFSDPQMKKVTKRLTSTYFMERYRKFLKPDGLIHLKTDSNFMFTYTRYMVEENKLPVEFMTEDLYHSGLVDDILGIRTYYEQQWLDRGLNIKYMKFRLPHEKELHEPDVEIELDEYRSYNRSKRSGLKTSK
- a CDS encoding branched-chain amino acid aminotransferase gives rise to the protein MKEIDWANLSFGYMKTDYNVRCYYRDGAWGELELCSEETLNIHMAATCLHYGQEAFEGLKAYRGKDGKIRIFRPEANAERLQSTCDGILMPELPTEKFVAAIKKVVKANERFIPPYESGAALYIRPLLIGTGAQVGVHPANEYLFVVFVTPVGPYFKGGFSTNPYVIIREFDRAAPYGTGRFKVGGNYAASLRANKKAHDLGYSCEFYLDAKEKKYIDECGAANFFGIKNNTYITPKSSSILPSITNKSLMQLAEDLGIKVECRPVPEEELETFEEAGACGTAAVISPIQRIDDLENKKSYIISKDGKPGPVCTKLYNKLRAIQYGDEPDTHNWVTVLD
- a CDS encoding ABC transporter permease encodes the protein MRAYKLKDIISQGTKDLFYIWWQELKAVVKDQGVLIFFILVPLGYPLLYTFIYTNETVREVPAAVVDNNRSSLSREYLRLVDAGADLEIVSHCSDMEEAKTLLKNGKVYGIIYIPESFSRDITKGVQTHVTIYCDMSGMLYYKAMLTANTNASLMMNKQIKIERSGNTTIRQDEVSTSPIAYEDISIFNPQNGFASFLIPAVLILIIQQTLLLGVGLSAGTARENNRFRDLIPMSRHYHGTLRIVLGKSLTYLMIYAVMATYMLCLVPKMFSLVQIAQAGTLAAFMFPYILACIFFAMTCSIFIHHREACMMIYVFTSVPLLFISGISWPGTAIPKFWEVISWLFPSTFGINGFVRINNMGATLTDVLTEYRILWIQTGVYFLTTCIVYRRQITLSRRHVYERLKEIKKRRKTNIV
- a CDS encoding HlyD family secretion protein; translation: MAERSQHSNILLAFISLTAVIVIVSLIGFFTLGKGPEIIQGQAEADEYRVSSKVPGRILEFRVKEGDKVKAGDTLAILEAPDVKAKLSQAQAAEQAAQALNEKAQRGTRQEQLQAAYEIWQKAKAGVEIAEKSYNRVNRLFEEGVMSAQKRDEAKAQFDAMSATEKAARSQYEMAKNGAQREDKAAAAAQVERAKGAVAEVSSYIDETILTASADGEVTEIFPKAGELVGTGAPIMNVARLNDMWVTFNVREDFLKDFTVGNEINAFIPAFDKEIKFKITYMKDLGTYAAWKATKTTGQFDLKTFEVKAVPVERTDGLRPGMSAIIEK
- a CDS encoding copper resistance protein NlpE, which encodes MKKLFILACVCLLITSCNSNPKNTNDSATSTETTDMHNAENSLDYDGTYTGTFPAADCPGINMALTIKKDKTFELISEYIDRQDATFKEYGTYSVEGNIMTLINGEDKQYYKVGENTLTALNQDKQAITGELADHYILHKK
- a CDS encoding M56 family metallopeptidase is translated as MITTAPELIYMLKVNIGIALFYAFYKLFCCRDTFFQWRRIALLSFLALSFLYPLMDMQAWVKEQPAINELADYYTLMMLTETNTSTATVVTTPVAIPTPGLLDIIKFIYWIGILLLSARFMIQLSSIFHLVLKSKSINVDQISIRSLSEPANPFSFWQWIFVYLPELKEDEKQEILTHEQTHVRQWHSIDVIISEIVNIICWMNPFAWLMKTEIRLNLEYLADHKVMESGTNKKAYQYHLLGLANQNRQTGLYNNFNLSHLKNRIKMMNKKRTRTTGHIKYALFAPLTAALLLVSNIETVARTAERLIYSTEESTPRPEREEVASFVNTVQGLVTFTITVTNSEGKPQPNVTLQIKPSDEVKTFKTNAEGKATIEVDMTTPKYVSLDVSSPKSSKHQSLLLSANKPNVTAIFDTDDDIAAYIKAGKQIRVKLQISNNDNQQLAGAELISSSTNAKATTNAHGEAQLTVGVGETIAINHKGYQEGKFTVKELCPIKDMENPELVRLLLVGEDPVYQIADNMPEFPGGMAACLQHLARNIKYPTTAQKEGTQGKVIVQMVIEKDGSVDHVSIVRSISPELDAEAARVVKSMPKWKPATVKDKTVRCRYTVPVTFKLQ
- a CDS encoding BlaI/MecI/CopY family transcriptional regulator produces the protein MEKLTIQEEEVMLHIWSMGECFVKDIVAKFPEPKPPYTTVASIVTNLKRKGYVTAKRFGNTYQYTPVVKQSEYKRTFVSGVVRNYFADSYKEMVSFFAKEQKISATDLKDIIDLIEKEEDK
- a CDS encoding DUF975 family protein → MKTNSELKNRAIDALTGNWGLGAVITLVYGLVMNTPTLPYRIMESVASSSFSLIALLLLPLGFGYTVLFLDVIRGIKLDFARLFDGFKDYGRILGTMLLTTVYTFLWTLLLVIPGIMKSYSYAMTLFILKDYPELQYNAAIEKSMAMMSGHKMKMFLLDLSFIGWAILCCFTLGIGFLFLAPYVEASHAAFYEDLKKELGESVEAISE
- a CDS encoding ABC transporter permease, translated to MNNTVHNRIFRIARREVFRIATRPLYLFCMIIAPLFCYLFFTTLMWNGLPTDMPAGVVDLDNTATTRSIIRNLDAFQQTKIIAHYPSFADARKAMQQGKIYAFYYIPKGTTDKALASRQPKVSFYTNYSYLVAGSLLYKDQRTMSELAGGAIGRATLYAKGATEDQAMTFLQPIVIDSHVLNNPWLNYSVYLSNTIIPGILMLLIFMTTVYTIGSEMKTNTQKEWMGMAGNSITVALTGKLLPQTLVFFVMGTFYNVYLYGFLHYPCNSGILPMLFAGLLLVLASQAFGVFLFGLFTTVRLALSTASLWGVISFSISGMSFPVMAMNPVLQALANLFPLRHYFLIYVDLALNGYPLIYAWHSIVALMLFMLLPFFILKRLRTILLHYVYIP
- a CDS encoding Mrp/NBP35 family ATP-binding protein — its product is MTLYPKLILDALATVRYPGTGKNLVEAEMVADNLRIDGMSVSFSLIFEKPTDPFMKSMIKAAETAIHTYVSPDVQVTIATESRQAARPEPGKLLPFVKNVIAVSSGKGGVGKSTVAANLAVALAKLGYKVGLLDADIFGPSVPKMFQVEDARPYAEQIDGRDLIIPIEKYGIKLLSIGFFVDPDQATLWRGGMASNALKQLIGDADWGELDYFILDTPPGTSDIHLTLVQTLAITGAVIVSTPQQVALADARKGINMYTNDKVNVPILGLVENMSWFTPAELPENKYFIFGKEGAKQLAEEMNVPLLGQIPIVQSICENGDKGTPAALNENSITGRAFIELAENVVKQTEKRNAEQAPTHIVEMKK